From Lolium perenne isolate Kyuss_39 chromosome 5, Kyuss_2.0, whole genome shotgun sequence, a single genomic window includes:
- the LOC127304309 gene encoding uncharacterized protein, translated as MPMSATVDRILRMYEGWLDEDEDRFKFVGLDLEYDSSGHKLAVMQIAMREHVLVFHYIRCKDQCPRLLTFLKHKQYTFTSVDKRNDTKVLRAAGLHVPEERHIDIQDIFKIKGQPQAGMADLAAKLIDPMFANMKKEFKYNRRMKEGRDFWECRPLSWMNLEYAAIDGYLSYEIYNKIYTVNEG; from the exons atgcctatgtcagcaacTGTTGATAGAATTCTTCGTATGTACGAGGGTTGgctcgacgaggacgaggacaggTTCAAGTTCGTTGGTCTGGATCTCGAGTATGACTCTAGCGGACACAAGTTGGCGGTAATGCAAATCGCCATGAGGGAGCACGTTCTTGTATTCCACTACATTAG GTGCAAGGATCAATGTCCGCGCCTACTGACTTTTCTCAAGCACAAGCAATACACTTTTACAAGTGTTGATAAAAGAAATGACACAAAAGTTCTTCGTGCGGCCGGTCTTCATGTTCCAGAAGAGAGACACATCGACATCCAGGACATTTTCAAGATTAAAGGTCAACCGCAGGCTGGAATGGCTGATCTTGCAGCAAAGCTCATTGATCCTATGTTTGCCAACATGAAGAAGGAGTTCAAGTACAACCGGCGAATGAAGGAAGGGCGTGATTTCTGGGAATGCAGGCCACTATCCTGGATGAACCTCGAGTACGCAGCTATTGACGGCTATCTCAGCTATGAGATATACAACAAGATCTACACAGTGAACGAGGGATAA